Genomic segment of Panicum virgatum strain AP13 chromosome 2K, P.virgatum_v5, whole genome shotgun sequence:
CAGTTCGGTTACGATTGGACTTGAGTTATAATTTGATAGGTTAGGGATAGAGTTCGGGTCGAATTTTGTATCCCTAGGGCCCATAAATATGAGGGCACTACCGTGTAAGCATGATACGACTTGGTggctggcgtgggcggcggtgtGGCCGCGGTGGTGCCCGGATGCCAGTGTAGCTGCTGTTTATGGAGAGGAGCGCTCGTAGTCATGCCCCGAGGATGTAGGCACATCGCCGAACCTCATTAAAAAACATCGTGCCTCGATATCGTTCTCGTTTGTGTGATCTTGTGATTTGGTTCCGTGTTCTTGGGTTATCGCTTCCGTGCTATTATTCTAACAACCTTTGCTGACATCAAGGTGTTCGGCAAAATGCTCAGGCTCCAAAACGGTATGCTAGACCATATTGTATATCACTGACGTTGAAAGCTTTAAGCTTACCAATTCCACATCCATGCATTGTTATTGAGATTTTGTAGGGACAATCTATGATAGCACCTGATAATCACAAGTGACTTTTCTAGCAATACGACTAGATAATTACAAATTTGGGCATActaatatattttacaatgccATATGATACTCGTCCTCCGtgcacgctgctcactctcccCACCTACAGCCCTTCCTCTGGTGCCACATCGTCTTGCTATAGTCGCTTGGCTTCACCAGCATCTAAAAACGGATCGAATATAAAAACGGATCTAGTGCACAGGCTTAGCACATCTTACTATGTACTGCTAGCTGATCGAATGATGTGTGGTAAATCATACGGGGACTAGTCTATAATGGATCGTAACTCGTAAGCAACACCACGTGGACACGAAAATCAGCAGACTGCTAAGACTTTTGAACTAGAGTAGTGTATATTCTTACTTTGAAATTTTCTGGTAGAAAAACCTTCTTTTGATTGATGAGAAAGGAAGGGAAGCATGCATGTCCCCTTCACATGTCGACGATATCTTGCTCACGAGGCGTGCAATCGAGCTTTATCTGTACATCCACATGCTGTCAATCGCAACCATCACGAGATTTGGAATGATCCAGAAACCCTTGGGGTTGCATTGAGGGTTGACAAAATGAAAGGGACCCAAATCGTGATTATTATTCAGCAGAAACTTGTTGAGAGGTGTACTTGAACTCTTTAACCATTTAATCTTGGCATTGCCAGCAGTTGCATGTATACGCATGCAAGTTTGTGATCAATTTTGGGCACGCAAAGTTTCGTCCAAAACCGAACAAGACGTGTGTCACGGGACGGTTAAAGGCTAAACGTAAGCAATTGCCAACTCATTAACGTTCGTAATCAAGGCACTCGTGacgagttttttttcttctcttacaACATTGCATCGGCTGATCTGCATCCAACACGCCTAACCGTCCTCCGTTTCCCATTGGAACACGAGTAACTTCGTTAGTTCGTCAGATCATATATGGGCAGTTGGAAATGTAGTCATCTCCCATTCATATTTTATCTTTGTGGTTAGTTCAACCAAAAGTCTACTTTCTTTGATTCTTTCCGAAAATTTGGTCACACAATCAATTTAGATTTGACCGACAATATTCTTTAAGTGGTAGGCAACATGCCCGTAACTTTAATTTGCACACCACGTGCAAGTTCTACAAATACACCTTCATTCGTTCTCCATCGTTTAATTAATTTCAACCTTCAAATAAAGCACTaacaaatttatttatttatttaaataatttttattatggAAAATTCCTTTCTACACTCGCTTGTGGCTACTCCCACATGTGTATCTCATCATATATGACGTATCTGATCCAACGAAAAGTATATACATGGAATATGCGATCATACTTGAACATTTGTGATGGTATGTACATTGGGTATGTAATCATGAATAGAGTATGTGGACATACTTATTTTCATATACTAATACTAAGGTATAATCAtggtatatttaaaaaatagagtTGCTTTTGAAATTTCTCATGTATATACCTTTGATGTATCTTATAATAAGTATGTGAATATACTCAAAGTGGTAAATGAGTATGAGGTCATACACATGGTGGTATACTGATGATGAGAGTAGCTACACGAGAGTGTAGAAAAAACTTCTTTTATTATTATCAtactatttttaatattttgaaataaataaattttaacTAATTAAAATTCATTTGTTTGGGCCATATATATACTTTACCTCGACGATGTCGTATTATATATTGTCTACTCTTGGTAATCTTATGGACCCTAACATATAATCTGTTAGGCCAGCGAAAGGGTCTGTAGTCTAGTGGTTATAAGAGTCTCGATAGCACCTTAGGTCTTGGATTCAACTTCTCATAGAAGCGAATATTTCAGAATTTAACGGTGTTGCGCATTAAGTGGCAGGCGATGTTCTTGTCGACAGCGAGGTGCCTATGGTGACTTCGTAAATCTTGAGggtttgccggctcagtcttcaaGGATGCTCTTAAGAGTAGGATTTGCATACGTGTATTTATAGGAGTGTGAGtatgcgtgcgttgtgagtatttgagttgtactgtgtaatctaaaaaatcTATTAGGCCAAGCACGAACAATGGCGCGCATGGATCAGTCATGGCCAGCTGGCCGAGACCAGGTAAAGTAATCCTTCCAAAGTCGCCAAGTTAATCCAAATTAATCCCCGCCGATCCTATCGAAACGAAAGGCGATCGCCTCCATGGAATTCTTTCCCCTCTTGGAAATCTTTTAAGCGCCATCATTGACTATGGACCAGCATTGTTTCTTTTAACAGCTATAATAGTAGCCTGCTGTCTACACTACAAGAAATCCTCTAAATCCATAACGATTTTTCGATGAAATTTTGTGAAATCCTCTACCCCGCGGGCTACTCGCCTCAGCTCTTGCGTATCGATCGATCACAACGGCAAGATCGAAGCTATCAATCTAATCACAGGCCGGAGCTTCATAATGAGCTTGTCGGCAATGGCGTCGCCAAAGCTAGCGTGCCTAGCCCTGGCGGCCTTCGCGGCCGTGCTCGCCATCATCACGCCGTGTGCGGCGCAGGAGGACTCGCCGCAGGACTTCGTGGACCCGCACAACGCGGCGCGGTCCAACGTCGGCGCGGGCGCCGTGTCCTGGGACGACGCCGTGGCGGCGTACGCGCGGAGCtacgcggcgcggcgccggagctACTGCGCGCTGGTGCACTCCGGCGGGCCCTACGGCGAGAACATCTTCtggggctccggcggcggcgccggctggtCGGCGTCCGACGCCGTGGCGTCGTGGGTGGCCGAGAAGCGGTGGTACGACCACGGCAGCAACAGCTGCTCGGCGCCGGAGGGCCGGTCGTGCGGCCACTACACGCAGGTGGTGTGGCGCGACTCCACCGCCGTCGGCTGCGCCCGCGTCGTCTgcgacaacggcggcggcgtcttcaTCACCTGCAACTACAACCCGCCGGGCAACGTCGTCGGCCAGAGCCCCTACTAGCTAGCATGCTCTGCCTGTATGATCGGTcgaatatatgtgtgtgtaccGGGTCGAAACGAATACATTGTGTCAGCTGCATATGCATACGATCGATGTGATGATATAAAAATATTCAACGATAAAATCATGTGATTTTTAGAAACAATTTCTGGTCTTACCGTATCGGTTCATGATAATCCGTTTTCTTGGCATGTGAGCTTTGCACTTATCGGCCAACAGAACTAggca
This window contains:
- the LOC120695841 gene encoding pathogenesis-related protein 1-like, yielding MASPKLACLALAAFAAVLAIITPCAAQEDSPQDFVDPHNAARSNVGAGAVSWDDAVAAYARSYAARRRSYCALVHSGGPYGENIFWGSGGGAGWSASDAVASWVAEKRWYDHGSNSCSAPEGRSCGHYTQVVWRDSTAVGCARVVCDNGGGVFITCNYNPPGNVVGQSPY